From the genome of Dickeya aquatica, one region includes:
- the dgcA gene encoding N-acetyl-D-Glu racemase DgcA, protein MAELFVTHERWALKETFTVSRGSKTHADVIKVTVRDGRYEGHGECVPYARYGESLEGVEAQLLALQPAVREGLDRQALQHSLPAGAARNALDCALWDLACQQCGKPVWQLAGLPRPTPLVSAFTLSLDTPEKMAQAAQRHAHRPLLKLKLADANDIERVAAVRECAPNAGLIVDANEGWTPDLYLKLVPELLRLGVSMIEQPLPASDDAALAELPHPIALCADESCHDCQSLPGLSQRYERVNIKLDKTGGLTEALRLRQAARAQGLGIMVGCMVSTSLSMAPATLVAQGAQIVDLDGPLLLTDDRIGGLVWRDSQLYLPEEGVWGQPRPCLTGVA, encoded by the coding sequence ATGGCTGAACTGTTCGTTACCCATGAACGCTGGGCGCTAAAAGAAACCTTTACCGTTTCGCGCGGCAGCAAAACCCACGCCGATGTCATCAAAGTGACGGTGCGCGACGGGCGTTATGAAGGGCACGGAGAATGCGTGCCTTACGCCCGCTACGGTGAAAGCCTTGAGGGCGTTGAAGCGCAGCTACTGGCGCTCCAGCCGGCAGTACGCGAAGGGCTTGACCGGCAGGCGCTGCAACATAGCCTGCCAGCCGGTGCGGCACGTAACGCGCTGGACTGCGCCCTGTGGGATTTGGCGTGCCAGCAGTGCGGAAAACCGGTGTGGCAACTGGCTGGCCTGCCTCGCCCGACGCCGCTGGTCAGCGCATTCACCCTATCGCTGGATACCCCGGAGAAGATGGCACAGGCGGCACAACGCCACGCCCATCGTCCGTTGCTGAAACTGAAACTGGCCGATGCCAATGACATCGAGCGGGTGGCGGCCGTGCGCGAGTGTGCCCCTAATGCTGGTCTGATTGTCGATGCCAACGAAGGCTGGACGCCCGATTTATACCTGAAACTGGTGCCGGAACTGTTGCGCCTTGGCGTCAGCATGATTGAACAGCCGCTGCCCGCCAGCGACGATGCTGCACTGGCCGAATTGCCGCACCCGATTGCGCTGTGCGCCGATGAGTCCTGCCACGATTGCCAGTCGCTGCCCGGTCTTTCGCAGCGCTACGAGCGGGTCAACATCAAGCTGGATAAAACCGGCGGCCTGACCGAAGCACTGCGGCTGCGTCAGGCCGCACGGGCGCAGGGACTCGGCATCATGGTGGGCTGCATGGTCAGCACCTCGCTGTCGATGGCCCCGGCAACGCTGGTGGCACAAGGTGCCCAAATTGTCGATCTTGACGGCCCGTTATTACTCACCGATGACCGTATCGGCGGCCTTGTCTGGCGAGACAGCCAACTGTATTTACCTGAAGAGGGTGTATGGGGCCAGCCCCGCCCTTGCTTAACCGGAGTCGCGTAA
- the dgcN gene encoding N-acetyltransferase DgcN, which yields MNIQKPYLLFLGDAHDQLAAKVAIGIQQWHPEYCVGQYRMAGCQADCGLPDMDIQAAVAAGARTLVIGVANRGGLFSEAWIAVLRQALECGMDLAAGLHNKLADVPEIRELAARLERSLFDVRHPTQSFPVASGRKRSGKRLLPVGTDCSCGKMYTALAIEKALLERGGDATFRATGQTGILISGAGVSIDAVVSDFIAGAVETLAPDNDAQHWDVIEGQGSLFHPSFAGVTTGIIHGAQPDALVLCHEPTRTHMRGVDYPLPELQACIDLNLAMARLTNPLARFVGVSINSVQMPEEQALAYMAALEQQLGLPVVDPFRQGVGRIIDQL from the coding sequence ATGAATATTCAAAAACCTTATTTACTTTTTCTCGGTGATGCACATGACCAATTAGCGGCTAAAGTGGCAATCGGTATTCAGCAATGGCACCCGGAATATTGTGTCGGGCAATATCGAATGGCGGGATGCCAGGCTGATTGTGGCCTGCCGGATATGGATATTCAGGCGGCCGTGGCAGCCGGAGCCCGCACGCTGGTCATTGGAGTGGCAAACCGGGGGGGATTATTTTCTGAGGCCTGGATAGCCGTGCTGCGCCAGGCGCTGGAGTGCGGCATGGATTTGGCCGCCGGGCTGCATAACAAGCTGGCCGATGTGCCCGAAATCCGTGAGCTGGCCGCACGGCTGGAGCGCTCGCTGTTTGATGTGCGCCACCCGACCCAATCATTTCCGGTTGCCAGCGGGCGCAAGCGCAGCGGGAAACGCCTGCTGCCGGTCGGCACCGATTGTTCCTGCGGCAAGATGTATACCGCGCTGGCGATTGAAAAAGCCCTGCTGGAGCGTGGCGGTGATGCAACATTTCGCGCCACCGGGCAAACAGGTATTTTAATCTCAGGTGCGGGGGTCAGTATTGATGCGGTGGTGTCTGACTTTATCGCCGGGGCGGTCGAAACCCTCGCCCCGGATAACGACGCGCAGCACTGGGACGTCATAGAAGGTCAGGGATCGCTGTTTCACCCTTCTTTTGCGGGTGTCACCACCGGTATTATCCACGGCGCACAGCCTGATGCACTGGTGTTGTGCCATGAACCGACGCGCACCCATATGCGTGGCGTTGATTATCCGTTACCTGAGTTGCAAGCCTGTATTGACCTGAATCTGGCGATGGCGCGCCTGACCAATCCACTCGCCCGCTTTGTCGGTGTCTCGATTAACAGCGTACAGATGCCAGAGGAACAGGCGCTGGCCTATATGGCAGCACTGGAACAGCAGCTTGGGCTGCCGGTTGTAGACCCGTTCCGCCAGGGTGTCGGCCGCATTATCGATCAACTGTAA
- a CDS encoding sensor domain-containing diguanylate cyclase: MPIHYRVFTRVCRFLRLLPPAFSRASPGLTMMVFLIVCSLIFVVSSIWTFWGSYQSAMDGAQKNAINLSVAMSRQAQDTFAPIEVAIDDMLTELSQTGMLDSARVKNVLDSHRAVLPQLVGLYLFDDKGNLIASTSNGPLYIYNASRREYFSFLKQNNVSSLYIAKVTVSNITHKRVIPVAKRVNGPNGEFKGVFLASIDHNYFGNFYSYFNLDYNGVLSLMNANGHAIYLYPHLEQYINHDFSSGGLFEPSRLERGSGSGIWRTTLDGRVRILAYVKLQRYPLVVAASLDKSAIQQRWLTNNIPAMLLNVLVLFAIGFPGSFVLRQVRQTVRSNDDISRLHQEVTDKNKVLQKLALIDPLTRLANRRRFDRYLELALDKARQAGTPMTLIMLDVDFFKRYNDTYGHVQGDGCLVQIGMVLAGLPLPPDGLAARYGGEEFAIILPGLSGEQGEALGIQAVERVRESAIAHQASLLAHQVVTMSAGVYTYSSANPCSQQRLKEGADQALYLAKKKGRDNCVRL; this comes from the coding sequence ATGCCAATTCATTATCGCGTTTTCACCCGTGTGTGTCGTTTTCTGCGCTTGTTGCCTCCGGCGTTCTCCCGTGCCTCTCCCGGCCTGACCATGATGGTGTTTTTGATAGTATGCAGCCTGATCTTTGTCGTCAGCAGCATCTGGACGTTTTGGGGCTCTTATCAGAGCGCAATGGATGGTGCGCAGAAAAATGCCATTAACCTGTCGGTAGCCATGTCACGTCAGGCACAGGATACCTTTGCGCCGATTGAAGTGGCGATTGATGACATGCTAACAGAGTTATCACAAACCGGTATGCTGGATTCTGCGCGGGTAAAAAATGTGCTGGATAGCCATCGCGCGGTGTTGCCGCAACTGGTCGGGTTATATTTATTTGATGATAAAGGAAACCTGATTGCCTCGACGTCCAATGGGCCGCTTTATATTTATAATGCCTCCCGGCGGGAGTATTTCTCTTTTTTAAAGCAGAATAATGTCTCTTCACTATATATTGCTAAAGTGACGGTCAGTAATATTACCCATAAGCGAGTGATTCCGGTCGCTAAACGGGTAAATGGCCCGAATGGTGAATTCAAAGGCGTTTTTCTTGCGTCTATCGATCATAACTATTTTGGCAATTTCTACAGCTATTTTAATCTGGACTATAACGGCGTGTTGTCATTAATGAACGCCAATGGTCACGCGATTTATCTCTACCCCCATTTAGAGCAGTATATTAATCATGATTTCTCAAGCGGTGGGCTGTTTGAACCGTCACGGCTGGAGCGGGGCAGCGGTAGCGGCATCTGGCGTACCACGCTGGATGGACGGGTGCGCATTCTCGCTTATGTTAAGTTGCAACGTTACCCGCTGGTGGTGGCGGCCAGTCTTGATAAAAGCGCAATACAACAGCGCTGGCTTACCAACAATATCCCTGCCATGTTGCTTAATGTGCTGGTGCTGTTTGCGATTGGTTTTCCCGGCAGTTTTGTGTTGCGGCAGGTTCGGCAAACGGTGAGAAGTAATGATGACATCAGCCGCCTGCATCAGGAAGTGACGGATAAAAACAAGGTGTTGCAAAAACTGGCATTGATTGACCCGCTGACCAGACTGGCAAACCGACGTCGTTTTGATCGCTATCTGGAACTGGCGCTGGATAAGGCCCGGCAAGCGGGCACACCGATGACGCTCATCATGCTGGATGTGGATTTTTTCAAACGCTACAACGACACCTATGGGCACGTACAAGGTGATGGCTGCCTGGTGCAAATCGGTATGGTACTGGCCGGTCTGCCGCTGCCCCCCGATGGCCTGGCCGCCCGCTATGGCGGGGAAGAGTTTGCGATTATTCTGCCGGGCCTGTCCGGTGAGCAGGGCGAGGCGCTGGGCATTCAGGCGGTCGAACGGGTGCGAGAGAGTGCGATTGCGCATCAGGCATCGTTGCTCGCCCATCAGGTCGTGACCATGAGTGCCGGTGTCTATACCTATTCCAGCGCCAACCCGTGTAGCCAGCAACGGCTGAAAGAAGGGGCCGATCAGGCACTCTATCTGGCGAAGAAAAAAGGGCGTGATAACTGTGTGCGCCTGTGA
- the efeU gene encoding iron uptake transporter permease EfeU has product MFVPLLIMFREGLEAALIVSLIASYLKRTQREQWMGAVWAGVGLALALCLGLGVIINETTGEFPQKQQELFEGVVALVAVVILTWMVFWMRKVSRSVRLHLEGAVDNALNAGKRQGWALVAMVFFAVAREGLESVFFLLAAFEQDVGIAAPIGALLGLACAVVVGALIYWGGVKLQLARFFKWSSLFILFVAAGLAAGAIRAFHEAGLWNEFQQVAFDLSAVLSTHSVAGTVLEGMFGYQEAPTVSEVAVYWLYLIPALLYFFLPARPAQLSATAPQPRQR; this is encoded by the coding sequence ATGTTTGTTCCATTACTCATTATGTTTCGTGAGGGGCTGGAGGCGGCGCTGATAGTCAGCCTGATAGCCAGTTACCTCAAGCGTACCCAGCGTGAGCAGTGGATGGGAGCCGTGTGGGCCGGCGTCGGGCTGGCGCTGGCACTCTGCCTGGGTCTGGGGGTGATTATCAATGAAACCACCGGTGAATTTCCGCAAAAACAGCAGGAACTGTTCGAAGGCGTAGTGGCGCTGGTCGCTGTCGTCATTCTGACCTGGATGGTGTTCTGGATGCGAAAAGTGTCGCGCTCGGTGCGCCTGCATCTGGAAGGTGCGGTCGATAACGCGCTCAATGCCGGTAAGCGCCAGGGGTGGGCGCTGGTGGCGATGGTGTTTTTTGCCGTGGCGCGCGAGGGGCTGGAGTCGGTGTTTTTCCTGCTGGCGGCGTTTGAGCAGGATGTGGGCATTGCCGCGCCCATCGGTGCGCTGCTGGGGCTGGCCTGTGCAGTGGTGGTGGGTGCACTGATCTACTGGGGCGGCGTGAAGCTGCAACTGGCGCGTTTCTTTAAATGGAGCAGCCTGTTTATTTTGTTTGTCGCCGCCGGGCTTGCCGCCGGAGCCATTCGGGCTTTTCACGAGGCTGGGTTGTGGAACGAATTTCAACAGGTTGCGTTTGATTTGAGTGCGGTTTTATCCACCCACAGTGTGGCGGGAACGGTGCTTGAGGGCATGTTTGGCTATCAGGAAGCGCCGACGGTCAGTGAAGTTGCCGTTTACTGGTTATACCTGATCCCGGCTTTGCTGTACTTCTTTTTGCCTGCGCGCCCGGCACAACTTAGTGCGACGGCACCGCAACCGCGCCAGCGCTAG
- the efeO gene encoding iron uptake system protein EfeO translates to MSTPLFRRTALSVALLALPAFGVLAADIPQVKVTVNDKQCEPMQVTVPAGKTQFVVTNASQKNLEWEILKGVMVVEERENIAPGFTQKMTATLEPGEYDMTCGLLSNPKGKLVVTAAAGSTPVQTNVLDLVGPIAEYKVYVTKEVDGLVAQTKRFTDAIKAGKLDEARKLYAPTRQHYERIEPIAELFSDLDGSIDAREDDYEQKAADPKFTGFHRLEKALFADNSVKDMAKYADQLYTDTQELQTRIASLTFPPNKVVGGAAGLIEEVAATKISGEEDRYSRTDLWDFQANVDGAQKIVNLLRPLLTKANPALLAKIDANFKTVDTVLAKYKTSEGFASYEKLSDADRTALKGPVTVLAEELAQLRGVLGLD, encoded by the coding sequence ATGTCTACACCATTGTTTCGTCGCACGGCCCTGAGTGTTGCACTGCTGGCGCTGCCTGCGTTTGGCGTACTGGCTGCGGATATCCCGCAGGTGAAAGTGACGGTCAACGACAAGCAGTGCGAACCGATGCAAGTGACGGTGCCTGCCGGGAAAACGCAGTTTGTGGTGACCAATGCCAGCCAGAAAAACCTGGAGTGGGAGATCCTCAAAGGGGTGATGGTCGTAGAAGAGCGTGAAAATATCGCCCCCGGTTTCACCCAGAAAATGACCGCCACGCTGGAGCCAGGTGAATATGACATGACCTGCGGGTTGCTGAGTAACCCGAAAGGCAAACTGGTGGTCACGGCAGCGGCTGGCAGCACGCCGGTACAAACCAATGTGCTGGATCTGGTCGGGCCGATTGCCGAATACAAAGTGTATGTCACTAAAGAGGTTGACGGGTTGGTCGCGCAGACCAAACGTTTCACCGATGCCATCAAGGCGGGCAAGCTTGATGAAGCCCGGAAACTCTATGCGCCGACGCGCCAGCATTATGAGCGCATCGAGCCGATTGCCGAATTGTTCTCCGATCTGGACGGCAGCATTGATGCCCGCGAAGACGACTACGAGCAAAAGGCCGCTGACCCGAAATTCACCGGCTTCCATCGTCTGGAAAAGGCACTGTTTGCTGATAACAGCGTCAAAGACATGGCGAAGTATGCCGACCAGCTTTATACCGATACGCAAGAGCTGCAAACGCGCATTGCCAGCCTGACCTTCCCGCCGAATAAAGTGGTCGGTGGTGCAGCCGGGCTGATTGAGGAAGTGGCCGCCACTAAAATCAGCGGTGAGGAAGATCGCTACAGCCGCACCGATCTGTGGGATTTTCAGGCCAACGTTGATGGCGCACAGAAAATCGTCAACCTGCTGCGTCCGCTGTTGACCAAAGCCAACCCGGCGTTGCTGGCAAAAATCGACGCTAACTTTAAAACCGTCGATACGGTGCTGGCGAAATATAAAACCTCAGAGGGCTTTGCCTCTTATGAGAAGCTCAGTGACGCCGATCGCACGGCGCTCAAAGGGCCGGTCACTGTGCTGGCAGAAGAGTTGGCGCAGTTGCGCGGTGTGCTGGGGCTGGACTAA
- the efeB gene encoding iron uptake transporter deferrochelatase/peroxidase subunit: MSRYHGPHDGPHASSNAAPSACPVHADLASPSRRRLLQGLGMMGGALALGAGPAAAQDTPTALSPDERWQKQPFYGPHQAGITTPQQAAMMLVAFDVLASSKADLARLFQLLTQRIAFLSTGGQVESVDPRLPPLDSGIMGRDIYPDNLTITVSVGASLFDERFGLQAQKPRKLERMTRFPNDSLDASLCHGDVLLQICANTHETVLHALRDIIKQTPDLLSVRWKREGFISAHAARSQGKETPINLLGFKDGTANPNSADNALMDEILWVGPQSGEPAWAYGGSYQAARIIRFHVEFWDRTPLKEQQMIFGRDKHSGAPLGMVNEHDEPDYSQDPQGQVIPLDAHIRLANPRTPESRANLMLRRGYSYSLGVTNAGQLDMGLLFVCYQADLEKGFLTVQKRLNGEPLEEYIKPVGGGYFFALPGVNTPDDWLARTLLSA; the protein is encoded by the coding sequence ATGAGTCGTTATCACGGCCCGCACGATGGGCCACATGCTTCGTCAAACGCCGCCCCTTCGGCGTGCCCGGTACACGCCGATCTTGCCTCGCCTTCGCGCCGTCGCCTGTTACAGGGCCTTGGCATGATGGGGGGCGCACTGGCGCTGGGCGCGGGCCCGGCTGCCGCTCAGGATACCCCGACCGCCCTATCACCGGATGAACGCTGGCAAAAACAACCGTTTTACGGGCCGCATCAGGCTGGGATCACCACGCCGCAGCAGGCCGCCATGATGCTGGTGGCGTTTGATGTGCTGGCAAGCAGCAAGGCCGATTTGGCGCGGTTGTTTCAACTGCTGACGCAGCGCATTGCTTTTTTGAGCACGGGTGGCCAGGTGGAATCGGTTGACCCGCGCCTGCCACCGCTGGATTCTGGCATCATGGGCCGCGACATTTACCCGGATAACCTGACTATCACGGTGTCGGTGGGCGCGTCGCTGTTTGATGAACGCTTTGGTCTACAGGCACAAAAGCCGCGTAAACTTGAGCGTATGACGCGCTTTCCCAATGACTCGCTGGATGCCAGCCTGTGTCACGGTGATGTGCTGCTGCAAATTTGCGCCAACACGCATGAAACGGTGTTACATGCGCTGCGCGATATCATTAAACAGACGCCGGATTTGCTCAGTGTGCGCTGGAAGCGTGAAGGGTTTATCTCGGCACATGCCGCGCGCAGTCAGGGTAAAGAAACGCCGATTAATTTGCTGGGCTTTAAAGATGGCACCGCCAATCCGAATAGTGCGGATAACGCGCTGATGGATGAAATCCTCTGGGTGGGGCCGCAGTCCGGCGAACCAGCCTGGGCCTACGGCGGCAGCTATCAGGCCGCGCGCATCATCCGTTTTCACGTCGAATTCTGGGATCGCACGCCGCTTAAAGAGCAGCAAATGATTTTTGGCCGCGACAAGCACAGCGGTGCGCCGCTGGGCATGGTCAATGAGCATGATGAGCCGGATTATAGCCAAGACCCGCAAGGCCAGGTGATCCCGCTGGATGCCCATATCCGCCTGGCAAACCCGCGCACGCCGGAAAGCCGTGCCAATCTGATGTTGCGCCGCGGCTACAGCTATTCGCTGGGGGTAACAAACGCCGGTCAACTGGATATGGGGCTGCTGTTTGTCTGCTATCAGGCCGATCTGGAAAAAGGGTTCCTGACGGTACAAAAACGGCTTAACGGCGAGCCGCTGGAGGAGTACATCAAGCCGGTTGGCGGTGGGTATTTCTTTGCGCTGCCGGGTGTCAACACACCGGATGACTGGCTGGCCCGCACTTTGCTAAGCGCGTAG
- a CDS encoding LysR family transcriptional regulator, with protein MNIDIRNLDLNLLKALDALLDERSVTRAAQRLSLTQPAVSAMLTRLRDCFDDPLFTRTQRGIVPTLRAQELAAPVKQLLHDARSLLQPHRFDPATASLTLTLAATDYALRAVIVPLIRQLRQQAPGIRVAIVPPDPQRMHEQLESAEVDMLLMTPHLTMPLLHSRHLFRERYVCVMRADHPDAGKPLSLARFCALDHVLVSYQGNPFSGVTDEALAQRGYQRKVTLSVSSFLVLADMLYDSDMIAVVPERMAMTETQLAIVEPPVAIPGFTKTLFWHERPHRSAAHRWVREVLYSLFDAPSARDGADGREDGENTR; from the coding sequence ATGAATATTGATATCAGAAATCTGGATCTCAATTTACTCAAGGCGCTTGATGCCCTGCTGGATGAACGCAGCGTGACTCGCGCAGCCCAGCGGCTCTCGCTGACACAGCCTGCGGTGAGCGCCATGCTGACACGTCTGCGTGACTGTTTTGATGACCCGCTGTTTACCCGCACCCAGCGCGGCATCGTCCCCACGCTGCGGGCACAGGAACTGGCCGCCCCGGTAAAACAGCTTCTGCATGATGCCCGGTCACTGCTGCAACCTCACCGCTTTGACCCGGCCACCGCCTCGCTGACGCTCACGCTGGCCGCGACGGATTACGCCCTGCGCGCCGTGATTGTCCCGCTCATTCGGCAGCTAAGGCAGCAGGCTCCCGGTATCCGGGTTGCGATTGTGCCGCCTGACCCACAGCGGATGCACGAGCAACTGGAGAGCGCAGAGGTGGATATGCTGCTGATGACACCGCACCTCACCATGCCTTTGTTGCACAGCCGCCATTTATTTCGCGAACGCTACGTGTGTGTGATGCGTGCAGACCATCCCGATGCCGGGAAACCGCTGTCTCTGGCACGTTTTTGTGCGCTGGATCATGTGCTGGTGTCTTATCAGGGCAACCCGTTTAGCGGCGTCACCGATGAGGCGCTGGCGCAACGGGGCTATCAGCGCAAGGTGACGTTATCCGTCAGCAGCTTTCTGGTGCTCGCCGACATGCTATATGACAGCGATATGATTGCCGTTGTCCCTGAACGCATGGCAATGACCGAAACGCAACTGGCGATTGTCGAGCCACCTGTCGCTATCCCCGGTTTTACCAAGACACTGTTCTGGCATGAGCGCCCCCATCGCTCGGCAGCCCATCGCTGGGTGCGGGAGGTGCTCTACTCGTTGTTTGATGCGCCGTCAGCGCGTGATGGCGCTGACGGCCGTGAGGACGGTGAAAACACCCGCTAA
- a CDS encoding SRPBCC family protein: protein MSAPLSAIIWPQGYLPGWCDNFASNEMIVAQLSVEPVWQALVNTALWPDYYPNASDIHFHHGNAPWLAAGTRFCFTTFGFVVEAEVVEFVPPQPGQLARLAWHGWVEGEAETLLDVHHAWLIEALPGHRLRLLTQETQHGAPARELAGTRPNPMINGHQQWLDGLLATAFRTEASFPG from the coding sequence GTGAGTGCGCCGCTCAGTGCGATTATCTGGCCGCAAGGGTATCTGCCGGGCTGGTGTGATAATTTTGCCTCTAACGAAATGATTGTGGCGCAGTTGTCGGTTGAGCCGGTCTGGCAGGCGCTGGTCAATACCGCACTGTGGCCGGATTACTACCCGAATGCCAGCGACATCCATTTTCATCACGGCAACGCGCCCTGGCTGGCGGCAGGGACGCGGTTTTGTTTCACGACATTTGGTTTTGTGGTTGAAGCTGAGGTGGTTGAATTCGTGCCACCGCAGCCAGGCCAGCTTGCTCGTTTAGCCTGGCATGGCTGGGTGGAGGGCGAGGCTGAAACCCTTCTGGATGTGCACCATGCGTGGCTAATTGAGGCGTTGCCCGGCCATCGTCTGCGTCTTCTCACGCAGGAAACCCAGCACGGTGCCCCCGCGCGTGAGCTGGCCGGTACGCGGCCTAACCCGATGATTAACGGCCACCAGCAATGGCTTGATGGCCTGCTGGCGACGGCCTTTCGCACAGAGGCGTCATTTCCCGGTTAA